One segment of Chelmon rostratus isolate fCheRos1 chromosome 17, fCheRos1.pri, whole genome shotgun sequence DNA contains the following:
- the rln3a gene encoding relaxin-3a yields the protein MWKALVLAVCLLVARVQPMDDPAYGVKLCGREFIRAVIFTCGGSRWRRSVRSADVSEDPFSSRQEESSESLSHNSVIESLIQRNRDLSFTPGDNQEGVFSRPARSFITEEILEALRKADRKGRDVVVGLSNACCKWGCSKSEISSLC from the exons ATGTGGAAAGCTTTGGTGCTGGCTGTGTGTCTCCTGGTGGCCAGGGTTCAGCCCATGGATGACCCAGCGTATGGGGTGAAGCTATGTGGCCGTGAGTTCATCCGGGCAGTCATCTTCACTTGTGGAGGCTCACGATGGAGACGGTCAGTCAGGAGTGCAG ATGTTTCAGAGGACCCATTCAGCTCCCGGCAGGAGGAGTCCTCAGAGAGCTTGAGTCACAACTCTGTGATAGAGAGTCTTATCCAAAGGAACAGAGATCTAAGCTTCACACCTGGAGACAACCAGGAGGGAGTGTTCAGCAGGCCGGCCCGTTCTTTCATCACCGAGGAGATTCTGGAAGCCCTTCGCAAGGCTGACCGCAAGGGCCGGGATGTGGTGGTCGGCCTGTCCAACGCCTGCTGCAAGTGGGGCTGCAGCAAGAGTGAGATCAGCTCCCTTTGCTGA